The following coding sequences are from one Ramlibacter henchirensis window:
- a CDS encoding MBL fold metallo-hydrolase, with protein sequence MTRFAKLALWFAVLVGALLAAAWWQRAAIGTHLMAREIETLTANADPFAALPDGLHVGLCGTGSPMQDERHGGPCTVVVAGKRMFMFDAGSGSVRSIGRMRLNLGQAEALFFTHYHSDHIDGTGELLLQSWAQRGDAKPLPVYGPPGLEPMLQGFSQAYALDKGWRIAHHGEKNFPPAGFGAQARPFELPAATRRVALISEPDLEIVAFAVEHEPVTDAVGYRIRYKNRVVVLSGDTRPSAAMVREAQGADILVHEALSLKMFGMLQNGLSKAGRSRLAQIMHDVPSYHTTPEQAAEIAAQAGVKLLVLSHVIPPVPRGMEPAFIGDAGRIYKGPIHVAADGDWITLRAAGTALQVGQRP encoded by the coding sequence ATGACACGATTTGCGAAGCTCGCGCTGTGGTTTGCGGTACTGGTGGGAGCCTTGCTGGCCGCCGCCTGGTGGCAGCGGGCTGCCATCGGTACGCACCTGATGGCGCGCGAGATCGAGACCCTCACCGCGAATGCGGACCCCTTCGCCGCCCTGCCCGACGGACTGCACGTCGGCCTTTGCGGCACCGGCTCCCCGATGCAGGACGAGCGCCACGGCGGGCCGTGCACCGTGGTCGTCGCCGGCAAGAGGATGTTCATGTTCGATGCGGGCTCCGGCTCGGTGCGCAGCATCGGCCGGATGCGGCTCAACCTCGGCCAGGCCGAAGCCCTCTTCTTCACGCACTACCACTCGGACCACATCGACGGCACCGGCGAGCTGCTGCTGCAAAGCTGGGCCCAGCGCGGGGACGCGAAGCCGCTGCCCGTGTACGGACCGCCGGGGCTCGAGCCCATGCTGCAGGGCTTTTCGCAGGCCTACGCCCTGGACAAGGGCTGGCGCATCGCGCACCACGGCGAGAAGAACTTCCCGCCCGCCGGCTTCGGCGCGCAGGCCCGGCCCTTCGAGCTTCCCGCGGCCACTCGGCGCGTCGCGCTCATTTCCGAACCGGACCTCGAGATCGTCGCGTTCGCCGTGGAGCACGAGCCGGTGACGGACGCCGTCGGCTACCGCATCCGCTACAAGAACCGCGTGGTGGTCCTGAGCGGCGACACCAGGCCTTCCGCGGCAATGGTGCGCGAGGCGCAGGGCGCCGACATCCTCGTGCACGAAGCGCTGTCGCTGAAGATGTTCGGCATGCTGCAGAACGGCCTGTCGAAAGCCGGCCGCTCCCGGCTCGCGCAGATCATGCACGACGTGCCGTCGTACCACACCACCCCCGAGCAGGCCGCGGAGATCGCAGCGCAGGCAGGCGTGAAGTTGCTGGTGCTGAGCCACGTGATCCCGCCGGTGCCGCGCGGCATGGAGCCGGCGTTCATCGGCGACGCGGGCAGGATCTACAAGGGTCCCATCCACGTCGCGGCCGATGGGGACTGGATCACGTTGCGGGCGGCGGGGACCGCGCTGCAGGTGGGCCAGCGGCCCTGA
- a CDS encoding transporter translates to MSSFIPGSALGVALASTLLCAPAHAADGFKLRYPLSGTLGGEVLAPIDKPGWFGSAMVTQIRVDKVTDDTGNSRQQPVAGTFATPAPVAGAVRTANFSGSVAIETEQDQTQANLILGYLTQQTWAGGRLSFAVNVPYTTKLERKLALSGATPALGTLQPALTSPPLPPGAAATAQAAAQAGFASGYQANLAAQSAAGTVEMSGIGDVEVGAAWAWQQHQLKVVAGAVLALPTGEYDAASTANIGFGNYYTLRPGVMVAWSPNQTITLAGKASFGISSRNKDNDVRSGNFAGIDAVAMTRTPIGVVGGQFIRVQQVQDDSGGTFGPNRFRANGAGLFYTTLVPVLGAALNLQYMKMIDTRNAMSGSFYQVRLSKQF, encoded by the coding sequence TTGAGTTCTTTCATTCCCGGCAGCGCACTCGGCGTCGCCCTGGCTTCCACCCTGCTGTGCGCCCCGGCCCACGCCGCCGACGGCTTCAAGCTGCGCTACCCGCTGTCCGGCACCCTGGGCGGCGAGGTCCTCGCCCCGATCGACAAGCCGGGCTGGTTCGGCAGCGCGATGGTCACGCAGATCCGGGTTGACAAGGTCACCGACGATACCGGCAACAGTAGGCAGCAGCCCGTCGCCGGCACGTTTGCGACCCCGGCGCCGGTGGCCGGTGCGGTCCGCACCGCGAACTTCAGCGGCAGCGTCGCCATCGAGACCGAGCAGGACCAGACCCAGGCCAACCTGATCCTGGGGTACCTCACGCAGCAGACCTGGGCGGGCGGCCGCCTGTCCTTCGCCGTCAACGTGCCGTACACCACGAAACTGGAGCGAAAGCTGGCGCTCAGCGGGGCCACGCCGGCGCTCGGCACCTTGCAGCCCGCGCTGACCAGCCCGCCCTTGCCGCCCGGCGCGGCTGCCACCGCACAAGCCGCCGCCCAGGCCGGCTTCGCCTCGGGCTACCAGGCGAACCTGGCGGCGCAATCCGCGGCGGGCACCGTCGAGATGAGCGGCATCGGCGACGTCGAGGTCGGCGCCGCCTGGGCCTGGCAGCAGCACCAGTTGAAGGTGGTGGCGGGCGCGGTCCTCGCATTGCCGACCGGCGAGTACGACGCGGCCTCGACGGCCAACATCGGCTTCGGCAACTACTACACGCTACGGCCGGGCGTCATGGTCGCCTGGAGCCCGAACCAGACGATCACGCTCGCCGGAAAAGCCAGCTTCGGGATCAGTTCGCGCAACAAGGACAACGACGTGCGCAGCGGCAACTTCGCCGGCATCGATGCCGTGGCGATGACGCGCACGCCGATCGGCGTTGTCGGCGGCCAGTTCATCCGCGTCCAGCAGGTCCAGGACGATTCCGGCGGCACCTTCGGACCGAATCGGTTCCGGGCGAACGGTGCCGGGCTGTTCTACACGACGCTCGTCCCCGTCCTGGGCGCAGCGCTGAACCTGCAGTACATGAAGATGATCGACACGCGCAACGCGATGTCAGGCTCGTTCTACCAGGTGAGGCTGTCCAAGCAGTTCTGA
- a CDS encoding SPOR domain-containing protein, whose product MAFFKFRKGGDESPAAAPQAESVEALRRRARHRLIGAAVLVLLGVIGFPLLFDTQPRPVPVDIPIDIPDRNRAKPLPAPSAAPKAQAPASAAPQLAAVKPAQTAAAAAPSAGGAVTPAVPAATQASVEAKPEPKADSRPAAAAAPSPTPAKAEPASRSAEAAQGRFVVQVGAFTEVGKAREARQKVEKAGLKTYTHVADTKEGRRIRVRVGPFATRAEADKAAGRIKELDLPAAILTL is encoded by the coding sequence ATGGCCTTCTTCAAGTTCCGCAAGGGTGGCGACGAGTCCCCGGCCGCCGCGCCGCAGGCCGAGAGCGTCGAAGCCCTGCGCCGCCGCGCGCGGCATCGCCTGATCGGCGCCGCCGTGCTGGTCCTCCTGGGCGTGATCGGCTTCCCGCTGCTGTTCGACACGCAGCCGCGGCCAGTGCCGGTGGATATCCCGATCGACATCCCCGACCGCAACCGCGCCAAGCCGCTGCCGGCGCCGTCCGCCGCGCCGAAGGCCCAGGCGCCGGCGAGTGCCGCGCCGCAACTAGCCGCCGTCAAGCCCGCGCAGACGGCTGCCGCTGCTGCGCCGAGCGCAGGCGGGGCTGTCACACCGGCGGTTCCGGCCGCTACGCAAGCGAGCGTCGAAGCCAAACCCGAGCCGAAGGCGGATTCCCGTCCCGCGGCTGCCGCCGCACCGTCGCCGACCCCGGCCAAGGCCGAGCCTGCGTCGCGGTCGGCCGAGGCCGCACAAGGCCGCTTCGTGGTCCAGGTAGGCGCCTTCACCGAGGTCGGCAAGGCGCGCGAGGCTCGGCAGAAGGTCGAGAAGGCCGGCCTGAAGACCTACACCCACGTCGCCGACACCAAGGAAGGCCGCCGCATCCGCGTGCGCGTCGGCCCATTCGCCACCCGCGCCGAGGCCGACAAGGCGGCCGGCAGGATCAAGGAACTGGATTTGCCCGCGGCCATCCTCACCTTGTGA
- the purF gene encoding amidophosphoribosyltransferase — translation MCGIVGVVSGAPVNQLIYDALLLLQHRGQDAAGIVTQQGRKFFMHKAKGMVRDVFRTRNMRALPGNAGLGQVRYPTAGNAYSEEEAQPFYVNAPFGIVLVHNGNLTNAQALKAELFSTDHRHINTESDSEVLLNVFAHELEKATRGVPLQPDDVFRAVGCVHRRVRGSYSVVALIAGHGVLAFRDPYGIRPLSIGRGKDGTVMVASESVALEGTGHALERHVAPGEAVFIDLQGKVHAQQCADKPQLTPCIFEYVYLARPDSVLDGISVYQARLNLGETLAKRVVSTVPPNEIDVIIPIPESSRPSATQLAHLLGIPYREGFVKNRYVGRTFIMPGQGVRKKSVRQKLSVIGSEFKGRNVLLVDDSIVRGTTSREIVQMARDAGARKVYLASAAPPVRFPNVYGIDMPTPKELVAHGRTVEEVREIIGCDALIYQDVEGMKRAVAAACAPAAQKLDGFDASCFDGVYVTGDINPEDIARINEARIGQEDPLEETTSRLALPNAQEA, via the coding sequence ATGTGTGGAATCGTCGGCGTCGTCAGCGGCGCACCCGTCAACCAGCTGATCTACGACGCGCTGCTGCTGCTGCAGCACCGCGGCCAGGACGCGGCCGGCATCGTGACGCAGCAGGGACGCAAGTTCTTCATGCACAAGGCCAAGGGCATGGTGCGCGACGTGTTCCGCACCCGCAACATGCGCGCTCTGCCGGGCAACGCGGGCCTGGGCCAGGTGCGCTACCCCACGGCGGGCAACGCGTACAGCGAGGAAGAGGCGCAGCCGTTCTACGTCAACGCGCCCTTCGGCATCGTGCTCGTGCACAACGGCAACCTCACCAACGCGCAGGCGCTCAAGGCCGAGCTGTTCTCCACCGACCACCGCCACATCAACACCGAGAGCGACTCGGAGGTGCTGCTCAACGTCTTCGCCCATGAACTGGAGAAGGCCACGCGCGGCGTGCCGCTGCAGCCCGACGACGTCTTCCGCGCAGTGGGCTGCGTGCACCGGCGCGTGCGCGGCTCGTACTCGGTCGTCGCGCTGATCGCCGGCCACGGCGTGCTGGCCTTCCGCGACCCGTACGGCATCCGGCCGCTGTCGATCGGCCGAGGCAAGGATGGGACGGTGATGGTGGCCAGCGAATCGGTCGCGCTCGAAGGCACGGGCCACGCGCTGGAGCGACACGTGGCGCCCGGCGAGGCGGTGTTCATCGACCTGCAGGGCAAGGTGCACGCACAGCAGTGCGCCGACAAGCCGCAGCTCACGCCCTGCATCTTCGAGTACGTTTACCTGGCGCGGCCCGACTCGGTGCTGGACGGCATCTCGGTCTACCAGGCGCGATTGAACCTGGGCGAGACGCTGGCCAAGCGCGTGGTGTCCACCGTGCCGCCCAATGAGATCGACGTGATCATCCCGATCCCGGAATCGAGCCGGCCCAGCGCCACGCAGCTCGCGCACCTGCTCGGCATTCCTTACCGCGAAGGATTCGTGAAGAACCGCTACGTGGGCCGCACCTTCATCATGCCGGGGCAGGGCGTCCGCAAGAAGTCGGTGCGCCAGAAGCTCAGCGTGATCGGCAGCGAGTTCAAGGGCCGCAACGTGCTGCTGGTGGACGACTCCATCGTGCGCGGCACCACCAGCCGCGAGATCGTGCAGATGGCGCGCGACGCGGGTGCCAGGAAGGTGTACCTCGCCAGCGCCGCGCCGCCGGTGCGCTTTCCCAACGTGTACGGCATCGACATGCCCACGCCCAAGGAGCTGGTGGCCCATGGCCGCACGGTGGAGGAGGTGCGGGAGATCATCGGCTGCGATGCCCTGATCTACCAGGACGTGGAAGGCATGAAGCGCGCGGTGGCCGCGGCTTGCGCCCCCGCGGCGCAGAAGCTGGACGGCTTCGATGCGTCCTGCTTCGACGGCGTGTACGTCACGGGCGACATCAACCCCGAAGACATCGCCAGGATCAACGAAGCCCGCATCGGCCAGGAAGACCCGCTGGAGGAGACCACCTCTCGGCTGGCCCTGCCCAACGCGCAGGAAGCATGA
- a CDS encoding amidase family protein, producing the protein MNDAAGPHPDLLLADATSQLAALAARKVSAVELLELALARHRDTHGVINAVIRTDPERALDAARATDRRRARGEPLGPLAGLPMTIKDTFDVSGMAASSGLAALQDREAADAACVARARRAGAVIWGKTNVPAMAADWQSRNALHGTTRNPWDPSRTPGGSSGGAAAALAAGLTALEIGSDIAGSLRVPASFCGVFSHKPTWGRIPQHGHVPPGPGALAERDLNVVGPMARSARDLQLLMSILDGADASARTIASLEGLRVGLWIDEPDLAVDPAVQTVIRHFGGTLVQAGAQLRPVRLPVQPQRVLDTFRVLLGAIMAMDLPPRMQRRVRRMRSPAGLALKLGMGGAAARMIRAYTATHAEWLAADEARAGMRHQVERMFEKVDVVIAPVAPVVAFEHDKRPLNRRQLRCSDGSLLSYDAMSHWIALASACHLPVTTVPAGRDASGMPVGVQVIGPRGADHRTLAVARAIEECLGGFEAPPTCMRDSTTTGKGAPP; encoded by the coding sequence ATGAACGACGCCGCAGGACCGCATCCAGACCTCCTCCTGGCCGATGCCACCAGCCAGCTCGCTGCACTGGCTGCGCGCAAGGTGTCCGCCGTGGAACTGCTCGAACTGGCCCTGGCGCGGCATCGCGACACGCACGGGGTGATCAATGCGGTGATCCGCACCGATCCGGAACGCGCGCTGGATGCGGCGCGCGCAACGGACCGTCGGCGTGCCAGGGGCGAACCGCTGGGCCCGCTCGCCGGCCTGCCGATGACGATCAAGGACACGTTCGACGTGAGCGGGATGGCGGCTTCCTCCGGCCTCGCGGCATTGCAGGATCGCGAAGCGGCGGATGCCGCGTGCGTGGCGCGGGCCCGGCGCGCCGGTGCCGTTATCTGGGGCAAGACCAACGTGCCAGCAATGGCCGCGGACTGGCAGAGCCGAAACGCTCTGCACGGTACGACGCGCAACCCGTGGGACCCCTCGCGCACGCCAGGCGGCTCCTCCGGCGGGGCTGCAGCGGCGCTCGCCGCCGGCCTGACCGCGCTGGAGATCGGCTCCGACATCGCAGGGTCCCTCCGCGTGCCTGCGAGCTTTTGCGGCGTCTTCTCTCACAAGCCCACCTGGGGACGCATCCCGCAGCACGGACATGTGCCGCCCGGGCCCGGAGCGCTGGCCGAACGCGACCTCAACGTCGTCGGTCCGATGGCACGGTCCGCGCGGGACCTGCAGCTTCTGATGTCCATCCTCGACGGCGCTGACGCGTCGGCGCGAACGATCGCAAGCCTCGAGGGCTTGCGCGTGGGCCTCTGGATCGACGAGCCGGACCTGGCCGTCGATCCCGCGGTGCAGACGGTAATCAGGCACTTCGGGGGCACGCTGGTGCAGGCCGGCGCCCAGCTCCGGCCGGTGCGGCTGCCCGTGCAACCGCAGAGGGTACTCGACACCTTCCGCGTGCTGCTCGGCGCGATCATGGCCATGGACCTGCCGCCGAGGATGCAGCGCAGAGTGCGCCGCATGCGGTCGCCTGCGGGCCTGGCACTGAAGCTGGGAATGGGCGGCGCAGCCGCGCGCATGATCCGCGCCTACACGGCGACGCATGCCGAGTGGCTGGCCGCCGACGAGGCCCGCGCGGGCATGCGCCATCAGGTCGAGCGGATGTTCGAGAAGGTCGACGTCGTGATCGCGCCCGTCGCGCCGGTGGTGGCCTTCGAGCATGACAAGAGGCCGCTCAACCGGCGTCAACTGCGCTGCTCCGACGGCAGCCTCCTTTCCTACGACGCGATGTCCCACTGGATCGCGCTGGCCTCCGCCTGCCACCTGCCGGTGACCACCGTCCCGGCCGGGCGCGATGCCTCCGGCATGCCGGTCGGCGTTCAGGTGATCGGCCCGCGCGGCGCCGACCACCGCACGCTGGCCGTGGCGCGCGCCATCGAGGAATGCCTGGGCGGCTTCGAAGCACCGCCGACGTGCATGCGAGATTCCACAACCACCGGAAAAGGTGCGCCACCATGA
- the gltX gene encoding glutamate--tRNA ligase, with protein MKVRTRFAPSPTGFIHLGNIRSALYPWAFARSQGGDFILRIEDTDLERSSQEAVDVILQGMSWLGLDHDEGPHFQMQRMDRYKEVLARMREQGLVYPCYMSVAELDALRERQMAHKEKPRYDGTWRPEPGKQLPPVPEGVQPVLRFRNPTGGVVAWDDKVKGRIEISNEELDDLVIARPDGTPTYNFCVVVDDIDMAITHVIRGDDHVNNTPRQINIFRALGKEPPVYAHLPTVLNERGEKMSKRNGAKPVTQFRDEGFLADAVVNYLARLGWSHGDDEIFSREQFLQWFDLDHLGKSAAQFDETKLRWVNAQHMKAMPDAQLAPLVGEQLRKRGITPDERLPRICGLFKDRCDTTVALADWASRFYLPVQPSAEDLAKHITEGVRPAVSMLAKMLEGVQWDRGAIAESLKEVLRATGLKMPQLAMPVRVLVLGTPQTPSLDAVLELVPREVVLQRLAAA; from the coding sequence GTGAAAGTCAGAACCCGTTTCGCGCCGTCGCCGACCGGCTTCATCCACCTCGGCAACATCCGCTCGGCCCTGTACCCGTGGGCCTTCGCGCGCTCGCAGGGTGGCGACTTCATCCTGCGCATCGAGGACACCGACCTGGAGCGCTCGTCGCAGGAAGCGGTTGATGTCATCCTGCAAGGCATGTCGTGGCTGGGCCTGGACCACGACGAAGGCCCGCACTTCCAGATGCAGCGGATGGACCGCTACAAGGAAGTGCTCGCGCGCATGCGCGAGCAGGGGCTGGTGTATCCCTGCTACATGAGCGTGGCGGAGCTGGACGCGCTGCGCGAGCGGCAGATGGCCCACAAGGAAAAGCCCCGCTACGACGGCACCTGGCGCCCCGAGCCGGGCAAGCAGCTGCCGCCGGTGCCCGAGGGCGTGCAGCCGGTGCTGCGCTTTCGCAACCCGACCGGCGGCGTCGTGGCCTGGGACGACAAGGTCAAGGGCCGCATCGAGATCAGCAACGAGGAGCTGGACGACCTGGTGATCGCTCGGCCCGACGGCACGCCGACGTACAACTTCTGCGTGGTGGTCGACGACATCGACATGGCGATCACCCACGTCATCCGCGGCGACGACCACGTGAACAACACGCCGCGGCAGATCAACATCTTCCGCGCGCTCGGCAAGGAGCCGCCGGTGTATGCCCACCTGCCCACCGTGCTCAACGAGCGCGGCGAGAAGATGAGCAAGCGCAACGGCGCCAAGCCCGTCACCCAGTTCCGCGACGAAGGTTTCCTGGCCGATGCGGTGGTCAACTACCTCGCGCGCCTGGGCTGGTCGCACGGCGACGACGAGATCTTCAGCCGCGAGCAGTTCCTGCAGTGGTTCGACCTCGACCACCTGGGCAAGAGCGCGGCGCAGTTCGATGAAACGAAGCTGCGCTGGGTCAACGCGCAGCACATGAAGGCGATGCCGGACGCGCAGCTCGCGCCGCTGGTGGGCGAGCAGTTGCGCAAGCGCGGCATCACGCCCGACGAGCGATTGCCGCGCATCTGCGGGCTGTTCAAGGATCGTTGCGACACCACCGTGGCGCTGGCCGACTGGGCTTCGCGCTTCTACCTGCCGGTGCAGCCGTCGGCCGAGGACCTTGCGAAGCACATCACCGAAGGTGTGCGCCCGGCCGTCAGCATGCTGGCCAAGATGCTCGAGGGCGTGCAGTGGGACAGGGGCGCCATCGCCGAGAGCCTGAAGGAAGTGCTGCGCGCCACGGGGCTCAAGATGCCCCAGCTGGCGATGCCTGTGCGAGTGCTCGTGCTGGGCACGCCGCAGACGCCGTCGCTCGATGCGGTGCTGGAGCTCGTTCCTCGCGAAGTCGTGCTGCAGCGTCTCGCGGCGGCCTGA
- a CDS encoding CvpA family protein, whose product MAVLDWVFAGVLVFSLLLGALRGLVYEVLSVLSLIAAFVLAQWLAPEVGAWLPMDRAADSLRYAAGFALVFVAAAFAGGLLAWTTRKLVEAVGLRPVDRALGAAFGLVRGIVLVLAASVVVNMTPLRNAQWWTESVGGGVSTAALRGLKPVLPEEFAQYLPG is encoded by the coding sequence ATGGCGGTGCTCGACTGGGTCTTCGCAGGCGTGCTGGTTTTTTCGCTGCTGCTGGGCGCGCTGCGGGGGCTGGTCTACGAGGTGCTGTCGGTGCTGAGCTTGATCGCGGCTTTCGTGCTGGCCCAGTGGCTGGCACCCGAGGTCGGGGCGTGGCTGCCGATGGACCGTGCGGCGGACTCCTTGCGCTACGCGGCCGGCTTCGCACTGGTGTTCGTGGCGGCGGCGTTCGCAGGCGGCCTGCTGGCCTGGACCACGCGCAAGCTGGTGGAGGCCGTGGGCCTGCGGCCGGTGGACCGCGCGCTGGGCGCGGCGTTCGGGCTGGTGCGCGGCATCGTGCTGGTGCTGGCCGCGTCGGTGGTGGTGAACATGACGCCGCTGCGCAACGCGCAGTGGTGGACCGAATCGGTGGGCGGCGGCGTCTCGACGGCCGCGCTCAGGGGATTGAAGCCGGTGCTGCCCGAGGAATTCGCGCAGTACCTACCGGGGTAA
- a CDS encoding phytanoyl-CoA dioxygenase family protein, translating into MSYPHAPARALTDEEIRRYREDGVIMVPRAVDPNWLAMAEAGLEEARIRMSLLGRFMSRKVEGYKMDIFLWKRIDVLRDLIYYGPFAHWAGQLMGSQEVRFFYDQMFVKEPGTDAPTPWHQDLSFWPIRGEQVCSFWMPMDPVTRENSGLLYVKGSHKWPQRFKAVSPDYVAALIDDEMDDIPDINADPSKYDLGDWDMQPGDILMFHPLTLHGSFGNSSRTRRRRALALRWTGDDVVYAPTSKRMPINYRHDSVPGGPLRGAAFPRILPTHIEAERLARVRVEQPQPCKMFQSAVNNAVSALKLSASGDKVSRLKQTWTPPSKADAPK; encoded by the coding sequence TTGAGCTACCCGCACGCGCCCGCCCGGGCATTGACCGACGAGGAGATCCGCCGCTACCGGGAGGACGGCGTGATCATGGTGCCCCGCGCCGTCGACCCCAACTGGCTCGCCATGGCCGAAGCCGGGCTGGAGGAAGCGCGCATCCGCATGTCGCTGCTCGGGCGCTTCATGTCGCGCAAGGTCGAGGGCTACAAGATGGACATCTTCCTGTGGAAGCGCATCGACGTGCTGCGGGACCTCATCTACTACGGCCCGTTCGCGCACTGGGCCGGGCAGCTCATGGGTTCGCAGGAGGTGCGGTTCTTCTACGACCAGATGTTCGTGAAGGAACCCGGCACCGATGCGCCGACGCCGTGGCACCAGGACCTGAGCTTCTGGCCGATCCGCGGCGAGCAGGTCTGTTCGTTCTGGATGCCGATGGACCCGGTGACGCGCGAGAACAGCGGCCTCTTGTACGTGAAGGGCTCGCACAAATGGCCCCAGCGCTTCAAGGCCGTCTCGCCCGACTACGTGGCCGCGCTCATCGACGACGAGATGGACGACATCCCGGACATCAACGCCGACCCTTCGAAGTACGACCTCGGGGACTGGGACATGCAGCCGGGCGACATCCTCATGTTCCATCCTCTGACGTTGCACGGCTCCTTCGGCAACTCGTCGCGCACACGGCGCCGGCGCGCGCTCGCCCTGCGCTGGACCGGCGACGATGTGGTGTACGCACCGACGTCCAAGCGCATGCCGATCAACTACCGCCACGACTCCGTGCCAGGCGGGCCGCTGCGCGGCGCGGCGTTCCCGCGGATCCTGCCCACGCACATCGAAGCCGAGCGGCTGGCGCGCGTCCGTGTGGAACAGCCGCAGCCCTGCAAGATGTTCCAGTCCGCGGTCAACAATGCTGTGTCGGCCCTGAAGCTGTCCGCCAGCGGCGACAAGGTCTCGCGTCTCAAGCAGACATGGACGCCGCCCTCGAAGGCGGACGCGCCGAAATGA
- a CDS encoding O-succinylhomoserine sulfhydrylase, with product MKAKQLPAGLHRDTLAIRAGIEPSQYGENSEALYLTSGFLQPDAETSARLFANPQEGYTYGRTSNPTVTCFEQRLAAMEGTEAAIGTSTGMAAILLLGMGVLKAGNHVVCSRSVFGSTLNLFAKEFGKFGVESTFVSQTDVKEWEAAVRPNTKLLFAETPTNPLTDVCDIRALADLAHGAGALLTVDNCFCSPSLQRPTELGADLVIHSGTKYLDGQGRVMAGAICGPAKLVNEVFAPIVRTAGMTLSPFNAWVVLKGLETLSLRMKAHCANALEIARFLQSHPAVTRVYYPGLETHPQHALAMRQQSGLGGPVVSFDVKGGDPATLRRNAFRVIDSAQVMSIATNLGDTKSIISHSATTSHGRLTEEQRQAAGIGQGLVRVAVGLEHVQDIQADLLRGLSKL from the coding sequence GTGAAGGCCAAGCAACTCCCCGCCGGCCTGCACCGGGACACGCTGGCCATCCGAGCCGGCATCGAGCCCAGCCAGTACGGCGAGAACTCCGAGGCGCTCTATCTCACCAGCGGCTTCCTGCAGCCGGACGCCGAGACTTCGGCGCGCCTGTTCGCGAACCCGCAGGAGGGCTACACCTACGGGCGGACTTCGAACCCGACGGTCACCTGCTTCGAGCAGCGCCTTGCCGCCATGGAGGGCACGGAGGCGGCGATCGGCACTTCGACCGGCATGGCCGCGATCCTGCTGCTCGGCATGGGCGTGCTCAAGGCGGGGAACCACGTGGTCTGCTCGCGCTCCGTCTTCGGCTCCACGCTCAACCTGTTCGCCAAGGAGTTCGGCAAGTTCGGTGTGGAATCCACCTTCGTCTCCCAGACCGACGTGAAGGAGTGGGAGGCCGCCGTCCGACCGAACACGAAGCTGCTGTTCGCCGAGACGCCCACGAATCCGCTCACCGACGTGTGCGACATCCGCGCCTTGGCCGATCTGGCCCACGGAGCGGGCGCATTGTTGACCGTCGACAACTGCTTCTGCTCGCCGTCGCTGCAGCGCCCCACCGAGCTCGGCGCCGACCTGGTCATCCACTCCGGCACCAAGTACCTCGACGGACAGGGCCGCGTGATGGCCGGTGCGATCTGCGGGCCCGCGAAGCTGGTGAACGAGGTCTTCGCACCGATCGTCCGTACCGCCGGCATGACGCTGTCGCCGTTCAACGCATGGGTGGTGCTCAAGGGCCTGGAGACGCTGTCCCTGCGCATGAAGGCCCACTGCGCCAATGCGCTGGAGATCGCCCGCTTCCTGCAATCGCATCCGGCCGTGACGCGCGTCTACTACCCCGGCCTGGAGACGCATCCGCAGCATGCTCTGGCGATGCGGCAGCAATCCGGCCTTGGCGGCCCGGTGGTGTCCTTCGATGTCAAGGGAGGCGATCCCGCCACGCTGCGCCGCAATGCGTTCCGGGTGATCGACAGCGCGCAGGTGATGAGCATCGCGACCAACCTGGGCGACACCAAGTCCATCATCAGCCATTCGGCCACGACCTCGCACGGCCGCCTGACGGAGGAACAGCGCCAGGCCGCCGGCATCGGGCAGGGCCTCGTCCGCGTGGCCGTGGGGCTGGAACACGTGCAAGACATCCAGGCCGACCTGCTGCGCGGCCTCTCCAAGCTGTGA
- a CDS encoding chalcone isomerase family protein has product MRMIRAALAAATLAATATCAVAQPVEAAGVRFDQSVQVGGKPLVLNGVGVRFRGIFKVAAIALYLAKKAETAEAALAQPGPKRIQMVMLRSVSPNDVGRVLSNGIEGNVTRQEFIAVLPGLARIGEVASQLKTMSHGDSIAIEWSPEGGGASFFVNGNRVAGPYGDYAAFTGFAKIWLGQNPMDKPLKEALLGRPSAAAGAVDVNPYHFR; this is encoded by the coding sequence ATGAGGATGATCCGCGCGGCCCTTGCAGCCGCAACCCTTGCCGCCACGGCCACGTGCGCGGTCGCCCAGCCCGTGGAAGCGGCCGGCGTGCGCTTCGATCAGTCGGTGCAGGTGGGCGGCAAGCCCCTCGTGCTCAACGGCGTGGGTGTCCGGTTCCGCGGCATCTTCAAGGTCGCGGCCATCGCGCTGTACCTAGCGAAGAAGGCCGAGACCGCGGAGGCGGCCCTGGCCCAGCCCGGGCCCAAGCGCATCCAGATGGTGATGCTGCGCTCCGTGAGTCCCAACGATGTCGGCCGGGTGCTTTCCAACGGCATCGAAGGAAACGTGACGCGCCAGGAATTCATCGCGGTGTTGCCCGGGCTGGCCAGGATCGGCGAGGTGGCGTCGCAGCTGAAGACGATGTCGCACGGCGATTCAATCGCGATCGAATGGTCGCCCGAGGGCGGCGGAGCGAGCTTCTTCGTCAACGGCAACCGCGTCGCGGGGCCATACGGCGACTACGCCGCCTTCACCGGCTTCGCCAAGATCTGGCTCGGCCAGAACCCGATGGACAAGCCGCTGAAGGAAGCCTTGCTGGGCAGACCGTCCGCCGCCGCAGGCGCGGTGGACGTGAACCCGTACCACTTCCGTTGA